A stretch of Deltaproteobacteria bacterium DNA encodes these proteins:
- a CDS encoding deoxyhypusine synthase family protein: MKFKPLDLKKIRTYSVKKRRSKVSLSKKAAIYKGGCSFKEFLCTLPGILAASDLKAVVAAMARAHRDKRTIALGMGAHVIKTGLSPLIIELMERGIVNAVATNGACIIHDFELAYLGQTSEDVDKELRSGMFGMARETGELLNNAIGRGVKKGYGLGKAVGEFILNSKFPNKDVSIFAAAERLNVPITVHVALGTDIIHAHPSMNGSLTGEGSMRDFKIFSSVVQALSKGVFLNIGSAVLIPEVFLKALTLSRNIGGGEKAVKDFTTVDMDFVRHYRPMMNVVKRPTAGSGKGYALIGHHEIMLPLLFAALIEELA, from the coding sequence ATGAAATTCAAGCCGCTGGACCTTAAAAAAATACGCACCTATTCGGTGAAAAAGAGACGCAGCAAAGTCTCTTTATCGAAAAAGGCGGCGATATATAAAGGAGGCTGTTCTTTTAAAGAGTTTCTCTGCACGCTGCCAGGAATACTCGCTGCAAGCGATTTAAAGGCAGTTGTCGCTGCAATGGCCAGGGCGCACAGGGATAAACGCACCATCGCCCTTGGCATGGGCGCGCACGTGATAAAGACCGGGCTTAGCCCGCTTATAATCGAGCTCATGGAGCGCGGCATAGTAAATGCCGTTGCAACAAATGGCGCGTGCATAATACACGACTTCGAGCTTGCGTACCTCGGCCAAACTTCGGAAGATGTGGACAAAGAACTACGAAGCGGCATGTTCGGCATGGCCAGGGAAACAGGCGAGCTTTTAAACAACGCCATAGGCAGGGGCGTAAAAAAAGGCTACGGCCTCGGTAAAGCGGTTGGCGAGTTCATTTTGAACTCGAAGTTCCCGAATAAGGATGTTAGCATATTCGCCGCTGCCGAACGGCTGAATGTGCCTATAACCGTGCACGTTGCGCTCGGCACAGACATCATACACGCGCACCCGAGCATGAACGGCAGCCTTACCGGAGAAGGCTCGATGCGCGACTTTAAGATATTTTCATCGGTCGTGCAGGCATTGTCAAAAGGAGTATTTCTAAATATCGGCTCTGCCGTGCTTATACCGGAGGTTTTTTTAAAGGCACTCACGCTTTCGAGAAACATCGGGGGCGGAGAAAAGGCAGTGAAGGATTTTACGACCGTTGACATGGACTTTGTCAGGCACTACAGGCCCATGATGAACGTTGTGAAACGCCCTACCGCCGGAAGCGGCAAGGGGTACGCTCTCATCGGGCATCATGAAATAATGTTGCCGCTTTTATTCGCGGCTCTCATCGAAGAACTGGCATAG
- the argH gene encoding argininosuccinate lyase, whose amino-acid sequence MATKNKKLWAGRFKAATDKIAEELNASIAFDKRLFRQDIRGSIAHAMTLKKARVLTAKEASRIITGLKAVEAEIASGKFKPGAEYEDIHMAVEARLTQKIGPLGGKLHTGRSRNDQVALDIRMYLKDEIAEIQKLLTSLKQATYEVALKNADTVMPGYTHLQRAQPVLLAHHMLAYYEMFTRDSERLLDVFKRADSMPLGSGALAGSPYKLDRFYTARLLKFSRVTENSMDAVGDRDFIIEFLAAASIIMMHLSRLSEELIIWASNEFSFIELSDEYSTGSSIMPQKKNPDMAELARGKTGRVYGSLISVLTTMKALPLAYNKDMQEDKEPLFDAIDTLKAVLAVFTPMIKKMRVNKAAMRKATAAGFLTATDAADYLVKRGLPFRNAHEVAGKIVAYCIEKDKTLEDLTMDEWKKFSPLFSASIKDAVKAESSLTSRVIYGGTGYNAVKKRLTEVKKKLKKG is encoded by the coding sequence ATGGCTACGAAAAATAAAAAACTCTGGGCAGGACGCTTCAAGGCCGCGACCGATAAGATTGCGGAAGAGCTGAACGCGTCCATCGCCTTCGACAAGCGCCTCTTTCGTCAAGACATACGCGGCTCGATTGCGCACGCCATGACGCTAAAAAAGGCCCGCGTGCTTACGGCAAAGGAGGCCTCGCGCATAATCACGGGGCTAAAGGCCGTTGAGGCTGAAATCGCATCGGGTAAATTCAAACCTGGCGCGGAATACGAAGACATACACATGGCAGTTGAGGCGCGGCTTACGCAGAAAATAGGCCCGCTTGGCGGAAAGCTCCATACCGGGCGTTCGAGAAACGACCAGGTAGCACTCGATATACGCATGTATCTCAAGGACGAGATAGCAGAGATACAGAAACTTCTTACTTCGCTAAAGCAGGCGACATACGAGGTTGCGCTAAAGAACGCGGACACGGTCATGCCCGGGTACACGCACCTTCAAAGAGCGCAGCCCGTGCTTCTTGCTCACCACATGCTCGCGTACTATGAAATGTTTACCCGCGACTCGGAGCGTCTCCTGGACGTATTCAAACGCGCCGACTCGATGCCGCTTGGCTCCGGAGCGCTTGCCGGAAGCCCGTACAAGCTCGACCGCTTCTACACAGCGCGGCTTCTTAAGTTCTCGCGCGTAACGGAAAACAGCATGGACGCTGTCGGGGACCGCGACTTCATAATAGAGTTCCTTGCAGCCGCTTCTATTATAATGATGCACCTTTCGCGCCTCTCCGAGGAGCTTATCATCTGGGCCTCGAATGAGTTCAGCTTTATCGAGCTATCGGATGAGTACTCTACCGGCTCATCCATCATGCCGCAAAAGAAGAACCCGGACATGGCAGAGCTCGCGCGCGGAAAGACAGGGCGCGTATACGGCTCGCTTATCTCGGTGCTTACGACGATGAAGGCGCTTCCGCTTGCATATAATAAAGACATGCAGGAGGATAAAGAACCTCTATTCGACGCAATCGACACGCTAAAGGCCGTGCTCGCGGTCTTTACTCCTATGATAAAGAAGATGCGCGTAAACAAAGCGGCCATGCGTAAGGCTACTGCTGCGGGGTTTTTGACCGCAACTGACGCGGCAGACTATCTTGTCAAACGGGGGCTGCCCTTTAGAAACGCGCATGAGGTAGCAGGAAAGATAGTCGCGTACTGCATAGAAAAAGACAAAACTCTCGAAGACCTTACAATGGATGAGTGGAAAAAGTTTTCTCCCCTCTTCTCTGCGTCTATAAAAGACGCGGTAAAGGCCGAGAGCTCGCTTACTTCGCGCGTTATTTATGGCGGGACAGGCTACAATGCGGTTAAAAAACGCCTTACGGAAGTAAAAAAGAAGCTGAAGAAGGGCTGA
- the lysA gene encoding diaminopimelate decarboxylase — translation MHHFEYKGQKLHAEGVALDKIATKTGTPVFVYSLKTLRRHINAFSEAFSSAPHIICYSVKANSNIAILKTFAREGSGFDIVSAGELYRVVKAGGDSKKVVFSGVGKKVDEIEFAIKKNILMFNAESPEELAAINAVAKRLKKKVAVAIRINPDVNPKTHPYISTGLKKNKFGIETEEAIKQYAYAKSNYKNLDMAGVDCHIGSQITELTPFGDALEKVKDVINRLRKTGTNIRYLDMGGGLGITYKDEAAPHPSNYGTEILKRTAGLGVTLIFEPGRNIVGNAGVLVTRVVYTKQGSLKKFVISDAAMNDLPRPSLYGSYHAIKPVDLRKSAPDEVVDVVGPICESGDFFAHDREISKVTSGELLALMSAGAYCFSMSSNYNSRPRAAEVIVDGKDFHVIRKRETLEDIVRNEVIPAKLFKGAKARKGK, via the coding sequence ATGCACCACTTCGAATACAAAGGACAAAAACTTCATGCCGAAGGCGTTGCGCTAGATAAAATTGCAACAAAGACAGGCACGCCCGTGTTCGTCTACAGCCTTAAAACGCTAAGGCGCCACATAAACGCATTTTCCGAGGCCTTCAGCTCCGCGCCCCACATTATATGCTACTCGGTCAAGGCAAACTCCAATATCGCTATCCTCAAGACCTTTGCAAGAGAAGGAAGCGGCTTTGACATCGTATCCGCGGGAGAGCTCTACAGGGTCGTAAAGGCCGGAGGAGATTCGAAGAAGGTCGTGTTTTCGGGTGTAGGCAAAAAGGTTGATGAGATAGAATTCGCAATCAAGAAAAATATTCTCATGTTCAACGCCGAGAGCCCCGAAGAGCTCGCTGCCATAAACGCCGTTGCAAAGCGCCTTAAAAAAAAGGTTGCCGTGGCGATAAGGATAAATCCGGACGTGAACCCGAAAACGCACCCCTACATTTCAACCGGTCTAAAGAAAAACAAGTTCGGCATAGAGACCGAGGAGGCGATAAAGCAGTACGCCTACGCAAAGAGCAATTACAAGAACCTCGACATGGCGGGTGTTGACTGCCATATAGGCTCGCAGATAACGGAGCTTACGCCCTTTGGCGACGCGCTCGAAAAAGTAAAGGACGTCATCAACCGCCTTAGAAAGACGGGCACGAACATACGCTACCTGGACATGGGCGGCGGGCTCGGCATAACCTATAAGGATGAGGCAGCCCCTCACCCGTCGAACTACGGCACGGAAATACTTAAACGTACCGCAGGCCTTGGCGTTACTCTTATATTCGAGCCCGGAAGAAATATCGTCGGCAACGCCGGAGTGCTTGTAACGCGCGTCGTGTACACAAAACAGGGCTCCCTTAAGAAATTCGTCATCTCCGACGCCGCGATGAACGACCTGCCGCGCCCGAGCCTCTACGGCTCGTACCACGCGATAAAGCCCGTTGACTTAAGAAAGAGCGCTCCTGACGAGGTCGTAGACGTCGTAGGCCCAATCTGCGAGAGCGGCGACTTCTTTGCCCACGACAGAGAAATATCAAAGGTAACAAGTGGCGAGCTCCTTGCCCTTATGAGCGCCGGGGCGTACTGTTTCTCGATGTCTAGTAACTATAACTCGCGCCCGAGGGCAGCGGAAGTAATCGTGGATGGCAAAGACTTTCACGTGATAAGAAAACGCGAAACCCTCGAAGACATTGTGCGAAACGAAGTAATACCTGCAAAGCTATTCAAGGGCGCAAAGGCAAGGAAAGGAAAATAA
- the dapF gene encoding diaminopimelate epimerase, with amino-acid sequence MTLRFTKMHGLGNDFIVLDLRKKDLKSLPALMKKLGHRNFGIGFDQALVLKNSKKADFRMDIYNSDGSRVEMCGNGIRCLANYIWETGLSKKPVLEIETLAGIIRPRKAGKLVTVDMGEPILEGKLIPTTASGHIKKRPLKALDRTFSITCVSMGNPHCVIPVKDVDSYPVTKYGPFLETNKFFPKRTNVEFIEITNPARIKMRVWERGAGETMACGTGACGAAVAANLLGLAKRRVTMELKGGNLNIHWNEKDNRVYMTGPAVKVFDGTLEL; translated from the coding sequence ATGACGCTAAGATTCACAAAGATGCACGGCCTGGGTAACGACTTCATCGTGCTGGACTTGAGAAAAAAAGATTTAAAGAGCCTGCCCGCTCTCATGAAAAAGCTCGGGCACAGGAACTTCGGCATTGGCTTTGACCAGGCGCTCGTGCTTAAAAACTCGAAAAAAGCCGACTTTAGGATGGACATCTATAACAGCGACGGCAGCCGTGTTGAGATGTGCGGAAATGGCATCAGGTGCCTCGCAAACTACATATGGGAAACAGGGCTTAGCAAAAAGCCGGTTCTCGAAATAGAAACCCTTGCCGGCATTATCAGGCCAAGGAAGGCAGGAAAGCTCGTTACCGTTGACATGGGAGAGCCAATACTCGAAGGCAAACTCATACCGACAACCGCCTCCGGCCATATAAAGAAAAGGCCGCTTAAGGCGCTGGACAGGACATTTTCAATTACATGCGTATCAATGGGCAACCCGCACTGCGTAATACCGGTAAAGGACGTCGACTCATATCCGGTTACAAAGTACGGCCCGTTCCTCGAAACAAACAAGTTCTTCCCAAAACGTACGAATGTAGAATTTATAGAAATAACAAACCCCGCTCGCATAAAGATGCGCGTATGGGAAAGGGGCGCTGGCGAGACCATGGCCTGCGGCACAGGGGCGTGCGGCGCGGCAGTTGCGGCGAACCTCCTGGGGCTCGCAAAGCGGCGTGTCACAATGGAGCTAAAGGGCGGAAATCTGAACATACACTGGAACGAAAAAGACAACCGCGTGTACATGACAGGGCCTGCCGTAAAGGTGTTCGACGGCACGCTGGAACTTTAA
- the dapA gene encoding 4-hydroxy-tetrahydrodipicolinate synthase has protein sequence MFKGCFTAIVTPFKNNRVDTDALTNFIRFQIKSGIAGIVPCGSTGEAATLTYEEHYRVINISLEAANAKIPVIAGTGSNSTAETITLTKYAERAGADAALLSTPYYNKPTQRGLYEHYKAVAEAVTIPLILYNVPGRTGVNMLPETVARLSELKNIVGIKEATGNLEQISNVIEFSKKDFIVLSGDDATTLPLLSIGGHGTISVTSNVAPGDMVALCSLFCRGKMAEARKLHYKLQQLNRVMFIETNPVPVKTALALMGLMGPELRLPLVGLEDGNLKKLKAALKAYGLLKGRAR, from the coding sequence ATGTTCAAAGGATGCTTCACGGCAATAGTAACGCCGTTTAAAAACAACCGCGTTGACACCGACGCGCTCACTAACTTCATTCGCTTTCAGATAAAAAGCGGCATAGCAGGCATCGTTCCATGCGGCTCAACGGGCGAGGCTGCGACACTAACCTATGAAGAACACTACCGCGTCATCAACATCTCGCTCGAGGCTGCGAACGCAAAGATCCCGGTAATCGCCGGCACAGGCTCGAACTCGACAGCCGAGACCATAACACTTACAAAATACGCAGAAAGGGCCGGAGCGGACGCAGCGCTTCTCTCTACCCCCTACTATAACAAGCCAACGCAGCGCGGTCTCTATGAACACTACAAGGCGGTAGCAGAAGCGGTCACCATACCGCTTATCCTTTATAACGTGCCCGGAAGGACCGGGGTAAACATGCTTCCGGAGACGGTTGCGAGGCTTTCGGAACTTAAAAACATCGTCGGCATAAAAGAGGCCACCGGAAACCTCGAGCAGATAAGCAACGTAATCGAGTTCTCGAAAAAGGACTTTATCGTGCTCTCCGGCGACGACGCAACGACTCTGCCGCTTCTCTCAATTGGCGGGCACGGCACGATATCGGTCACATCGAATGTCGCGCCAGGGGACATGGTCGCGCTTTGTAGCCTGTTTTGCAGGGGCAAGATGGCGGAGGCAAGAAAGCTGCACTATAAGCTTCAGCAGCTAAACCGCGTGATGTTCATCGAAACAAACCCCGTGCCCGTAAAAACAGCGCTTGCGCTTATGGGCTTGATGGGCCCGGAACTAAGGCTTCCGCTCGTGGGGCTCGAAGACGGGAATCTTAAGAAACTAAAGGCCGCTCTAAAGGCCTACGGGCTTTTGAAAGGCCGCGCGAGGTAA
- the dapB gene encoding 4-hydroxy-tetrahydrodipicolinate reductase — protein MVKIAITGAAGRMGKALVAAVTQNNSAKLAGALEKEGHAAVGKDSGEAAGIEATGVKITDSPEKAFKDADIIIDFSAPEPTLRHLEIVSSLKKGIVIGTTGFSRHHKEKIGEAAAATRIVLSPNMSIGVNVLFKLVADSARVLGLDYDIEIVESHHRHKVDAPSGTAMRLAEVAAEALKRNLEEVAVYGRKGIIGERKPEEIGIQTVRGGDIVGDHTVMFAGTGERIELIHRAHTRSTFASGAVRAAIWLNNKANGLYDMQDVLGLK, from the coding sequence ATGGTAAAAATAGCGATAACCGGCGCTGCCGGAAGAATGGGCAAGGCCCTTGTAGCCGCAGTAACGCAAAACAACAGCGCAAAACTCGCGGGCGCGCTCGAAAAAGAAGGGCACGCTGCCGTTGGTAAAGACAGCGGCGAAGCAGCCGGAATAGAGGCAACGGGCGTAAAGATAACCGATTCGCCGGAAAAGGCGTTCAAGGACGCTGACATTATAATAGACTTTAGCGCTCCTGAGCCGACGCTACGCCACCTGGAAATTGTATCGAGCCTCAAAAAAGGCATCGTAATCGGCACTACCGGGTTTTCACGCCATCACAAGGAGAAAATAGGCGAGGCTGCTGCTGCTACGCGCATCGTGCTCTCCCCGAACATGAGTATCGGCGTAAACGTGCTCTTTAAGCTCGTTGCCGATTCCGCGCGCGTGCTCGGGCTTGACTACGACATCGAGATAGTCGAGAGCCACCACCGCCACAAGGTGGACGCGCCCTCGGGCACGGCGATGCGTCTTGCCGAGGTCGCTGCCGAAGCGCTAAAGAGAAACCTGGAAGAAGTTGCGGTCTACGGAAGAAAAGGCATCATAGGAGAAAGGAAACCCGAAGAGATAGGGATTCAAACGGTTCGCGGCGGCGACATAGTCGGAGACCATACGGTCATGTTCGCCGGAACCGGAGAGAGAATAGAACTAATCCACAGGGCGCACACAAGGTCAACGTTCGCCTCCGGAGCCGTACGCGCTGCCATCTGGCTAAACAACAAGGCAAACGGACTCTACGACATGCAGGATGTGCTGGGACTCAAGTAA